A window of the Dongshaea marina genome harbors these coding sequences:
- a CDS encoding Lar family restriction alleviation protein: MDELKPCPFCGGDAEVIEGGHDSLKVRCAFCHIGTPAMTEEDPIEMWNSREDVTVPKQAENR; the protein is encoded by the coding sequence ATGGATGAACTCAAGCCCTGTCCATTCTGTGGTGGAGATGCCGAAGTCATTGAGGGTGGGCATGACTCACTCAAGGTTCGATGTGCTTTTTGCCATATAGGTACGCCAGCAATGACAGAAGAAGATCCGATCGAGATGTGGAACAGCCGTGAGGATGTCACTGTCCCTAAGCAAGCAGAAAACCGCTAA
- a CDS encoding HAD-IA family hydrolase translates to MRSLIKCQGFIFDVDATLVDTTTVINNIWKSWATKKNIGFELVYPHIHGRKVNETLKAIDPRYENICEETEIKIIAREQMSSARAIDGALDFVSSIPLSKWAIATSGPRAIATTSLKASGFPAPSNMICGEDVCKGKPDPEPFTRAADLLGVSPKECVAFEDSPAGVKSAKSAGCFTIALKTSHETDALAEADLLVDTFENISIHKESDGFILTEI, encoded by the coding sequence TTGAGAAGTTTAATAAAGTGCCAGGGATTCATATTTGATGTTGATGCCACATTAGTCGATACGACAACCGTAATAAATAATATATGGAAATCCTGGGCCACCAAGAAGAACATTGGCTTTGAGCTCGTTTATCCACATATTCATGGTAGAAAAGTAAATGAAACCTTAAAGGCGATTGACCCGAGATATGAAAATATTTGTGAAGAGACAGAGATTAAAATCATTGCTAGAGAACAGATGAGCTCAGCTCGCGCTATCGATGGAGCTCTGGATTTTGTAAGTAGCATTCCGCTCTCAAAGTGGGCTATTGCAACAAGTGGCCCTAGAGCGATCGCAACAACCAGCTTAAAAGCCTCGGGATTTCCTGCCCCATCTAATATGATTTGTGGCGAAGACGTTTGCAAAGGCAAGCCGGATCCCGAACCATTTACACGAGCAGCAGATCTTTTGGGAGTTAGCCCTAAGGAGTGCGTTGCATTTGAAGATTCTCCCGCTGGCGTAAAGTCTGCCAAATCAGCAGGTTGCTTTACTATTGCACTAAAAACAAGCCATGAAACCGATGCACTTGCTGAGGCAGACCTGCTGGTTGATACCTTTGAAAATATATCAATTCATAAAGAGTCCGATGGGTTTATATTGACGGAAATATAA